A region of the Vibrio rumoiensis genome:
CGATTCAAATGCCTTTTGTATCGTCATTGCTTGAGTTGCTTGCTCAGAATACTCACACGCCTTATTGATTGCCTCTACCAGAACCTTGCCATCTATCGGTTTTTGCAGGAAATCCACTGCGCCTTGTTTTAATGCCTCCACCGCCATAGGTACATCGCCGTGACCGGTTAAATAAATCACACCTAATGGGCTATGTTGTTGCTGCAATACTTGGTGTACTTGTTGGCCACGCATTGTTGGCATGCGGCTATCTAATACCACACAACCGGCTTGGTCGAGTTTGGTTTGTTGTAAGAAGTCCTCACCACTGGCAAAACACTGCACTTGATAATCAAATTCTTGCAATAAAAAGGCGAGGGAATCGAGTACCGATTCATCATCATCGACTAGGTAAATGGGTAAATGACTCATGATGTTCCTTTCCCTATTTTGTTAAATGCTGGAAGTTTGATAAGGCAATTGAATGTGCGCTTCGCAGCCGTGTGGTGATATGGACGATAAACTAAAATGGCCATGGTGATCTTCAATAATATCGTGGCAAATCGACAGCCCTAACCCCAAGCCTTTTTCTTTGGTGCTGACAAATGCGCTTTGTAATTCGTGAGTTGGTTGCGCAAGCCCTGCACCATTATCTCGTACATAAATATGGAGATGTTGCTTGGTATAGTGGGTGATAAGCTCAA
Encoded here:
- a CDS encoding response regulator transcription factor — encoded protein: MSHLPIYLVDDDESVLDSLAFLLQEFDYQVQCFASGEDFLQQTKLDQAGCVVLDSRMPTMRGQQVHQVLQQQHSPLGVIYLTGHGDVPMAVEALKQGAVDFLQKPIDGKVLVEAINKACEYSEQATQAMTIQKAFESLTEREQAILGLVVQGMKNQQIAEALCIAVRTVEVHRSNLMKKFAAKSIAELVMQYAQLNH